A window from Salvia miltiorrhiza cultivar Shanhuang (shh) chromosome 2, IMPLAD_Smil_shh, whole genome shotgun sequence encodes these proteins:
- the LOC131008516 gene encoding probable N-acetyltransferase HLS1 produces the protein MPFSKIAAENDVASSAEKPPVVVREYEQVRDKAAVEELERRCEVGQPGKPSLVTDLMGDPIARVRNFVSHIMLVAEYNDGREIVGVIRGCIKTVTSGKSCSQSPIYVKLAYILGLRVSSTHRRLGIATKLVQELEEWCKKNGAEYAYMATECSNQASLNLFTQKCNYVKFRNPTVLVQPVHFHEKPLPSDVAVVRVPPDVAESVYRNIFSGSEFFPKDIDRLLSNKLNLGTLMALPKKLLPNWNPNSGELPASFAILSVWDTKEVYRLQVKGVSSLTHAACLGTRVIDAMAPWLKIPSVPNIFKNFGFYFMYGLHMEGKDGPKLMKSLCKWVHNIARDDADCRLVVAEVGQNDPVREAVPRWKKFSWDEDVWCIKRFGQVNQDWCKSPTSSSSIIFVDPRDL, from the exons ATGCCCTTCTCCAAAATAGCAGCGGAGAATGATGTAGCTAGCTCGGCGGAGAAGCCACCGGTGGTGGTGAGAGAATACGAGCAAGTGAGAGAtaaggcggcggtggaggagctCGAGAGGCGGTGTGAGGTCGGGCAGCCCGGGAAGCCGTCGCTCGTGaccgacctcatgggagacccTATTGCTAGAGTCCGCAACTTCGTCTCGCACATTATGCTC gtggctGAATATAATGATGGGAGAGAAATAGTTGGGGTGATAAGAGGGTGCATAAAAACGGTGACGAGTGGAAAGAGCTGCAGCCAATCTCCAATCTATGTGAAGTTGGCTTATATTCTTGGATTAAGGGTTTCATCCACACATAG GAGGCTTGGTATTGCTACAAAACTAGTCCAAGAATTGGAGGAGTGGTGCAAGAAAAATGGAGCAGAATATGCGTATATGGCTACCGAGTGCAGCAACCAAGCATCCTTGAATTTGTTCACTCAGAAATGCAATTATGTGAAATTCCGAAATCCAACGGTCCTGGTGCAGCCTGTTCATTTTCACGAGAAGCCGTTGCCGTCTGATGTTGCGGTGGTCCGAGTTCCTCCCGATGTAGCTGAATCGGTGTACCGGAACATATTCTCGGGTTCGGAATTCTTCCCTAAAGACATCGATCGTTTACTAAGTAACAAGCTGAATTTGGGCACTTTGATGGCGTTACCAAAGAAATTACTCCCAAATTGGAACCCTAACTCCGGCGAGTTACCGGCTTCTTTCGCCATACTTAGTGTTTGGGATACAAAGGAAGTGTATAGGTTACAAGTGAAGGGAGTTTCGAGCCTAACACATGCTGCCTGCCTAGGAACTAGGGTTATCGATGCTATGGCACCGTGGCTTAAAATCCCATCGGTCCCTAACATTTTCAAGAATTTTGGATTTTATTTCATGTACGGACTGCATATGGAAGGTAAAGATGGTCCCAAATTAATGAAATCGCTATGCAAATGGGTGCATAATATAGCGAGGGACGACGCTGATTGTAGGTtggtggtggcggaggtggGCCAAAACGACCCCGTTCGAGAGGCTGTTCCACGTTGGAAGAAATTCTCATGGGATGAAGATGTTTGGTGCATAAAGAGATTTGGACAAGTCAATCAGGATTGGTGCAAATCTCCTACGTCGTCTTCTTCGATTATATTTGTTGATCCACGTGACCTTTGA
- the LOC131008517 gene encoding photosynthetic NDH subunit of subcomplex B 1, chloroplastic isoform X1 gives MGVLAPKPIPPCLTIPPSIPLFHSTNLSLLDQPFPTRKTASQFRPNAKKKNPWLDPFDQGDDPEMEYGQLFSDGKQEEDPRPPDNPGNPYGFLKFPPGYAVEIASLGLKIRGDVRRCCCVVSGGVYENLLFFPAIQMIKDRYPGVQVDVVTTARGKQTYEINKNVRFVDVYDVDDPFPEPADYTDMIGQLKNRYYDMILSTKLAGIGHGAFLFMSSARDVVSYVYPNVNAAGAGLFLSETFTPATDNLSDGGYHMYREMIDWLGKPFRSVPRQALPPLKVSISRKVKEVVEAKYRSAGASKGRYIVIHGIKSDSKASMQSKGDTDSLLPIEIWDDIASVISGLTPVFVIPHEKERENVEDVVGDDASIVFITTPGQLAALINDSAGVIATNTAAVQLANAREKPSIALFCSDDKAKVFVPKPEEKKCAIISSKTGKLVDIDVEAVKAAVQIFSLPLAIA, from the exons atgggtgTCCTTGCTCCAAAACCAATCCCACCATGCCTCACAATCCCTCCCTCAATCCCACTCTTCCACTCCACCAATCTATCCTTGTTGGATCAACCCTTTCCCACCCGTAAAACGGCCTCCCAATTCCGCCCCAATGCCAAGAAGAAGAACCCATGGCTCGACCCTTTCGATCAGGGCGACGACCCGGAGATGGAGTACGGCCAGCTCTTCTCCGACGGGAAGCAGGAGGAGGATCCCAGGCCGCCCGACAACCCGGGTAACCCCTACGGCTTCCTCAAGTTCCCGCCGGGCTACGCCGTGGAGATCGCCTCGCTCGGCCTCAAGATCAGGGGCGACGTCAGGAGGTGCTGCTGCGTCGTCTCCGGCGGCGTCTACGAGAACCTGCTCTTCTTCCCCGCCATCCAGATGATCAAGGACCGCTACCCCGGCGTGCAGGTCGACGTCGTCACCACGGCCAGGGGGAAGCAGACCTATGAGATCAACAAGAATGTGAGGTTCGTTGATGTCTACGATGTCGACGACCCTTTCCCGGAACCCGCCGATTACACTGACATGATCGGACAACTTAAG AACAGGTACTATGATATGATCTTGTCGACTAAGCTAGCTGGGATTGGCCACGGTGCCTTCCTCTTCATGTCTAGTGCAAGAGACGTAGTTAGCTACGTTTACCCTAACGTGAACGCTGCCGGAGCAGGGCTCTTCTTGTCGGAGACCTTCACTCCGGCTACTGACAATCTGTCCGATGGCGGTTACcacat GTATCGCGAGATGATAGATTGGCTAGGGAAGCCGTTTCGTAGCGTTCCAAGGCAGGCGTTGCCTCCTCTGAAGGTGTCGATTTCGAGGAAGGTGAAAGAGGTGGTGGAGGCCAAGTACAGAAGCGCAGGGGCGAGCAAGGGTAGATACATTGTGATTCATGGCATCAAATCAGACTCAAAGGCCTCAATGCAGAGCAAGGGAGATACTGATAGCTTGCTGCCTATTGAGATATGGGATGACATAGCTAGTGTCATAAG TGGACTGACTCCAGTGTTCGTGATCCCACACGAGAAAGAGAGGGAAAATGTGGAAGATGTTGTTGGAGATGATGCTAGTATAGTGTTCATCACCACCCCAGGACAG CTGGCTGCGCTGATTAACGATTCCGCGGGCGTGATAGCTACAAATACAGCTGCCGTACAACTTGCAAACGCGCGCGAAAAACCAAG CATCGCGTTGTTTTGCTCGGACGATAAGGCTAAGGTGTTTGTTCCGAAACCGGAAGAGAAGAAGTGTGCTATTATATCATCTAAGACAGGAAAACTGGTGGATATAGATGTTGAAGCTGTTAAGGCCGCAGTCCAGATTTTCAGCTTGCCTTTAGCTATTGCATAG
- the LOC131008517 gene encoding photosynthetic NDH subunit of subcomplex B 1, chloroplastic isoform X2 has protein sequence MGVLAPKPIPPCLTIPPSIPLFHSTNLSLLDQPFPTRKTASQFRPNAKKKNPWLDPFDQGDDPEMEYGQLFSDGKQEEDPRPPDNPGNPYGFLKFPPGYAVEIASLGLKIRGDVRRCCCVVSGGVYENLLFFPAIQMIKDRYPGVQVDVVTTARGKQTYEINKNVRFVDVYDVDDPFPEPADYTDMIGQLKNRYYDMILSTKLAGIGHGAFLFMSSARDVVSYVYPNVNAAGAGLFLSETFTPATDNLSDGGYHMYREMIDWLGKPFRSVPRQALPPLKVSISRKVKEVVEAKYRSAGASKGRYIVIHGIKSDSKASMQSKGDTDSLLPIEIWDDIASVISGLTPVFVIPHEKERENVEDVVGDDASIVFITTPGQLAALINDSAGVIATNTAAVQLANAREKPSVTMQHRVVLLGR, from the exons atgggtgTCCTTGCTCCAAAACCAATCCCACCATGCCTCACAATCCCTCCCTCAATCCCACTCTTCCACTCCACCAATCTATCCTTGTTGGATCAACCCTTTCCCACCCGTAAAACGGCCTCCCAATTCCGCCCCAATGCCAAGAAGAAGAACCCATGGCTCGACCCTTTCGATCAGGGCGACGACCCGGAGATGGAGTACGGCCAGCTCTTCTCCGACGGGAAGCAGGAGGAGGATCCCAGGCCGCCCGACAACCCGGGTAACCCCTACGGCTTCCTCAAGTTCCCGCCGGGCTACGCCGTGGAGATCGCCTCGCTCGGCCTCAAGATCAGGGGCGACGTCAGGAGGTGCTGCTGCGTCGTCTCCGGCGGCGTCTACGAGAACCTGCTCTTCTTCCCCGCCATCCAGATGATCAAGGACCGCTACCCCGGCGTGCAGGTCGACGTCGTCACCACGGCCAGGGGGAAGCAGACCTATGAGATCAACAAGAATGTGAGGTTCGTTGATGTCTACGATGTCGACGACCCTTTCCCGGAACCCGCCGATTACACTGACATGATCGGACAACTTAAG AACAGGTACTATGATATGATCTTGTCGACTAAGCTAGCTGGGATTGGCCACGGTGCCTTCCTCTTCATGTCTAGTGCAAGAGACGTAGTTAGCTACGTTTACCCTAACGTGAACGCTGCCGGAGCAGGGCTCTTCTTGTCGGAGACCTTCACTCCGGCTACTGACAATCTGTCCGATGGCGGTTACcacat GTATCGCGAGATGATAGATTGGCTAGGGAAGCCGTTTCGTAGCGTTCCAAGGCAGGCGTTGCCTCCTCTGAAGGTGTCGATTTCGAGGAAGGTGAAAGAGGTGGTGGAGGCCAAGTACAGAAGCGCAGGGGCGAGCAAGGGTAGATACATTGTGATTCATGGCATCAAATCAGACTCAAAGGCCTCAATGCAGAGCAAGGGAGATACTGATAGCTTGCTGCCTATTGAGATATGGGATGACATAGCTAGTGTCATAAG TGGACTGACTCCAGTGTTCGTGATCCCACACGAGAAAGAGAGGGAAAATGTGGAAGATGTTGTTGGAGATGATGCTAGTATAGTGTTCATCACCACCCCAGGACAG CTGGCTGCGCTGATTAACGATTCCGCGGGCGTGATAGCTACAAATACAGCTGCCGTACAACTTGCAAACGCGCGCGAAAAACCAAG TGTAACGATGCAGCATCGCGTTGTTTTGCTCGGACGATAA